ggcatgtggcctgcctacggttccctgtctctggagggggacagacgaccctggcacagcaccaggggatgcccggccttaaggggcagactgctggaaggggaactgggattttatcagccagagagcTGTGCGGTTGATGAtggtgggaagggcacaagagaaagggaatgtgccACTCAGCCTGGCACAGGGACCAATGAGATGCCTggcatgtctggaaggcagagggcacactgggcggcccttgtggtcagcagcaggaacaggcagaggaagcagagctcaggcaggcagggagctctgcactgCGTGAGAGACCTTGGGCTGTGCCCCACAGCCGGACGGGGAAGCCCGTTGggcagatctgcctgcctggacaggagaccaggaaaatccagcagctgtttcagctcctggcctgcagacctggaggctgggctctggcaaagtgtgggtcctggcagggtgggggctcaggggacttaCCCAGAGTGATGCTGAGTGCTAGGGCCATGTAGGCAAACTCCAAGCCCTCCTGGGGCTTCTCCAGTGTGGCCAGGAGTGCCACCAGCTTGTTGCACAGCTGAAGCTGCAGCTCCACCTTGCGGTTGCCCGTAGTCACTCCAGGGGCAGGGCCTGGTCCTACCACACAGGCAGCTGGGGTCAGGTTTCCCAcagcacccaccttgcccagcgccctcctcagagctcaaacatgtACTTGGAGCTTCCCATGCCCCAGCTACCCCTGCACCTCgacacagctctgtgctctgggataacCAAGTTGGGGActgaagagtcacctgaggcccatccagctacacctgacagcctcagaccagcctctcccacctgggcaccgggggtctgactggggggagccagcactcctctctgctctaaaaacaccacatttatctgtgcccagggctgagccacactgtgagctcagaggaagggagaagccgtcCCACTTCGGGGTACATGCAGACCTGGGTCTCCCACTGatgctgtgtgtcctttgacatgtccctgtgcctctctgagcctcagtttcctcatctggaagatggggacaggACTTCTCACTCATGGTTGCTTGAGGTCATCAGGTACAAGGGTAGAACCATTGTCACGTCCAGGCCCCGAGCGTTTGTCTCGGGCAGGGGCATGGTCAATATCATTCCCGGTGAGACCACTTGGAAACTCATCATGtgcatgggtggccctgcctccaggtGGGAGACCTCTACCCTgccacacctgtgcctcagccctccaggtgctccactgaggcccacccacatcagcccacaggccagctcacccggtagaaggacatgccttcctcccgctcccaggccccattgaagaagatgtctccagctgcctcaaacagctccagccccaggttggggtcgcctgtgtacaggtccacattctgtgccacctgaaaggagacagaagttccctcAAGACCCACACCTAGCGAGGTGGCCACGCGCACCTttgccagcctccttcctctcacacactaCAGGTACACCTGAGCATTTTTCAGACCTTGTGCAttagggctgcccccaccactggcatgaggacaatgaactgatgcacctgagtgccaggaggtgacagagcagctgcagcccaggagcccgatacctgtgaatcctaccaccagggctagccctagcccactccccctgcactcaaaccagtctctgtggcccccagattgctgggagcccAGCCCCTGGTTCCCTTCTGCgttgccacatccctgccacatcagcagtgtttgtgggtgggcctggtcccctcttggccatgagctcttgatccttctcctcagctcaaggaggtatacagcaggtgctcaataatgaaAACTTCACCAGGCTCgtgggcttcacaatttgttccagatcacactgtgtttgggaaagcctctgaaaacagtcactatgatagattcattttgtaaggagatgtgccacgtgtcgcttggagcaagttctgtgtgttaactgagtggtcgcattatttgagcatgtgctgtataCCCGCAGATGCTGTGCACTGTGAGGGGCcacgcctctgccctcagggaaaagatgctggccactgggggaggatgtgagggaaccagttggagggagggaaaaggcacacaacaggtgctcagcagtggtttaggaatgagtggatggatgaatgaatggatgagaagatgtagacacatggatggaaggatgggcCTGTGGCTAGATGAATGcttggatgcatggatggatggatggatggaatgatgtgtgtatgtctgtatgtatgtatgggtgggtagataatgtatggatgggtggagggtagatgatgtatgtacatgtggatggatagatggtggatagacgaatgtatggataaacaaatggacagatagatgaatggagggatggattaataggtagataggtgggtggatggatgatggaagaatggatggatgaacaggtggatggatggatgatggaagcatggatagatgatggataaatagatatgtggatggatgatggatggatggaaggatgaacggACGGATGgaacaacaggtgaatggatagataAAAGGATGGATAAATGATGGATGCagggatggacggatggatgaatagacagatggatggatgatggatggatggaaagatgaacagatgaatggataaatggacagatggatgaatggtggatggatggaaggatgaacaggtggatggatggaaggatagatcaacaggtgaatggatagttgatggaaggatgaatggacggatggatggatgaacaggtgaatggatggatgataaatggatgaaggatggatgataaaaggatggatggatggatgatggatggaaggatgaacagatgaatggatggatgaatggataaatggatggatggaaggatgaacaggagatgagtggatggatggatatatggttgaatggatggatggatggatgaaggatggatggatggaaggatgaacaggtgaatggatggatgatgcaaggatggacagatggatggaacaacaggtgaatggatggataaaaggatggataaatggtggatggagggatggacagatggatggatgatggatggaaagataaacagatgaatggataaatggacagatggatgaatggtggatggatggaaggatagaaagatgaacaggtgaatggatggttgatggaaggatgaatggacggatggatggacgaacaggtgaatggatggatgataaaaggatggatggatggatggaaggatgaacagatgaatggatggatgatggaaagacggatggatggaaggatggatgaatgaatggataaatggatggatggaaggatgaacaggagatgagtggatggatggatggatggatggaaggatgaacaggtgaatggatggatgatggaaggatggatggatgaatggatgaacaggtggatggatggtcGCTGAATGAACGGatgataaaggaatgaatgaatgatggatgcacggatggatggatggatgatagaaggatggatggatggaaggatgagcaggcgagtggatgaatgatggaaagatggatggatgatggatggatggaagaatgaacaggtgaatggatgatggaaggacggaaaaatggatggagggatggatgaacaggtgaatggatggatggatgataaaaggatggatgatgaatgaatggatggatggacggacaggtgaatggatggatcatggatggatggaagatggttggatggataacggaaagatggaaggatggacggatggacggaccaagaggtgaacagaagaatgatggatggatgatggaaagatggaaggatggatggatggatggatggacgaacaggtgaatagatggatggagaggtgaatgaatggatggttgCATGGaaagatgaacaggtgaatggatggatgatggaaggatggatggatggatggaaggacccacaggtgtatgggaagatgatggatagatgatggattgatggatagaaggatgagcaggtaaacagatagatgatggaaggatgaatggatgggtggatggacagagagtgaacagcacaggggtcctcctgcatcccttgtcactcacctggatgtacaggtccaccagctcgctctgccgcaggatgtaatagatcttccctgcttgcagccaggcatgCGCCGCCTCCTCTTTCCTCTGGAGGTCAATGGAAATCTCCAGACTTCGTTTGGTGTAGTCCAGAGCGGATTTGTAGGCCCTGGAATCAGACGCAGGTGTCAGAACAagggctctcatcctcctggaaccagtctgcctcctcCCGTGGGTCTGGCGACAGATGAACTGGAATGTGCAGATTGGGAACAGCCCTCTTGTGTGTgcagtgttctgcccttcccaggctgctgggagggccagggtgaacacacacggcatggaaaagatgaaggacatccttctgagggaatcgagcatcatgctgccctgtggcaggaggagtgtgctagtccatctcccctgcctcccagacatggcctgtgtcttctccagATGCACCAGGAGCCATTAGTGTTCAGAGGCTATCTGGGCCGATGATTCTCAAGGTGTGCAGGCATCAAAGTCACCCGGAGGCCTGTCCTTATagcttgctggccctgccccGAGAGCTTccggctccacaggcctggggcaggccctagaactcccacttgccacaaactcctaggtgacatggatgctgctctactggtccagggactacactttgCGAAGCATAGCTCTAGCACACTggcacattttccttctgtgaacctgaggccaagactggagccagtctcccaggtccccatggaatctggctccttccctgctctctcagtaagtccaacactcgagggggtgtgactgcagcaatgtcactgggccctatgggtggggtggccagggccatggttACCCCACCAGGTCAGGATGCTTGGGGGAAGGGGAGTAGGCCACATATGGGACGTGAGACCTTGAAACCCTGCCCCAGGGAAGGAGGTGAAACAACTGGCTTtgtcttctgtgggagagaagccacaggtggctgctgtggtcacatttaaggggacagatgaaggccaggagtgaagatTCAGGGCAGGCAAAGATCAGATGACAAAAGCCACCATAAtaggaagaacagcccagagtgcacgtactgcctctgctggggttgagatgacctttgacccaacaagggaggctcaagctgggactcacgggccagcagcagccctgggacgaccccaggcccaccagctcaaagcatctgatgccaaagaaccaaatgatcaaaaggaGAGGGGCTGATGGCGCCCTGAgccagcttccctgtgcccccctccctgccctgcccgcccccacctccaccactgcaaAGCCAGCCCTTACCACTCCGTGCCCAGGGACAGGTAGAGCTGACTGATGGTCTTCAGGATCTGCCCCTCCAGCACCTTGTCGGCCACTTTGTGGGTCAGGGAGAGCTGGAGCTTGTGGTAGATGACACACTGGGCCTTCCTGGGCATGATGACGCTGTAGAAGTAGCACAGCCACTGGACGGCCCgcagctggcctgggcagaagacaaaatggaagatGTTAGTCTCCCAGCATTGAAGCGAGGCTGGCTGTTCTCGGAGGCCCCTGCGCCATGCTTGCCTCTTTCACCTCTGTGAGCCTGGGTCCCATAGGCGGGGAGCCTGAGCGCAGACAGGCCATGCACCTGTGCAAGGGCAGATGCCAAGCACACCGTGACATGGGCACAGCTTGGTACAGATGCTCGTGGTACAGGCCGGCCTTCTTTACAACTCCCAGGGCTGAGAtcctggccaggctcggcccctgcaccaggccatctatttctgcttcaAAAAGTCCCTCTGGTCAGGACCAGGGCCACCTTCAGCctgagctgatgaggccagggGCACAAGTAGCCCCTGTCACAGATGGAACTCGCAGAGAGCAAAGCCAAGCGTCATGTCTGCCACACACggcatcatgttgggggaatggggttcAAAGCCGGCCCCTGGCGTTCCCACACATGCTTCTCTCATGCAACCAGGCTCCCAAGCCACAGGctcactggcctctcccaaagccagggcGCTGGGAACAGTGGAAAGCTTCTGATTTTCTAGTGTGAGAAACGTTCCGGAGATTAATACAGGAAACCAGGTACGCCGAATGGACATCTGTCACACACGCCCcccaacaacagctgaatacacCGTCCTCTCGAGCACCCATGGGATATTCCCCATGACggaccatgtgccaggccacaaaatgagcctcagtgAATGGAGAAGGACTGAGACCAAAGCAGAGGTGTTCTTCAGCTGTACTGGCACGAACACTCGAAATCGACAGTGAAGGAAATgtgggaaattcaaaaatatgtggaaattacacactcctaaacaaccagtgagtcaaagagACCATCAGGGAAACCGAAAACTAATTGgagaagaatgcaaacaaatggaCAGCCcgggccagcgcggtggctcacgcctctcatcccagcactgtgggagttgaggcgggaggatcgcttgagtccaggagtttgagatcagcctgggaaacatggtgaaatcctgtctctataaaaaaaaaaaaaaaaaaaaaaaattaggcgggggGGGGTGGTGCACaaacatctgtaattccagctactcgggagactgaggcatgagaatggcttgaatctgggtaaaagttgcagtgagccaagattgcaccactgcaccccagcctgggcaatagagcaaaactctgtcttaaaaaaaaaaaaaaaaaaaaaaaaaagcacagcgtatcaaaaattccaagatgcagctaaggcagtgctgaaagggaaatttataactgcaaatgtctacattcaaagaaagaagaaaaatctgaaatcaaaaaCCTAACCTTCCgccttgagaaactagaaaaagaactaaacgcaaagtgaataaaaggaagaaaataataaacgtGAGAGTGGAGatgggaagtaaaaatacagagaatggaaaaacaagacATAATCAACAGAACCGAAggtgggttttttgaaaataataacaaaattgacagaTCTTTCAccagactaaccaagaaaagaaagacgggacacaaatgactaaaatcagagactgagcaccatggctcacgcctgtcatcccagcactttgtgaggcggaagtggaaggatcgctgaggccagcattgaagaccagcctgggggaacatgatgagaccccatctttaataaaaataaataaataattaaaagcccaagtttctaaaatcagaaatgaaagaggaaacattattgccgacctgacagaaataaaaggattccatgaaaacactacgaacaattgtacaccaagaaATCAGACCATCCAGACACAACAGCCACACTCCTAGAAGGACACAAACTACCgaaagtgactcaaaaatgaccccAAGTAAGCATGTGGGGTATCAGCGCCGCCCTCGGTCTCCTCGACCGTTCAGCgcagggtggggagacagggaagcatgatccccattccctggcctgcatttccgagtctgaatcccccagcaccccGGGGAGGGCCTCGTAGGAGGAGGTGTCACAGGCTGTTGTGCCAGGAGCAACCGGAGGCTGCAGTGGCGGCTGGGGCGCTGGGTTCCTGGAGGGTCTCCTTCCAGTCAGAGAatgcccctggggaagaagcctgggtcaGAACCCCCCACCCCTCCTTGGGTAGATATGTGGGACCAGGGCCCCTTCACACGgtcctttccaaaatctcatccctcctagggccaggagtgggtgccaggcctgtgctgggaaatgggCAGGTTTGGTCACAGCCCCTGGGGCTCTGGTCCAGGCCACAGGAGGCACCTCTGAGTGGTCTCACTATGCCATGACAAAGCGCTGCAAGGCAGAGGGGACCCACAACAGTATCCCTCGACTCAGCCATTTCCCtggactcaacttcctcatctatcctCTGCGGCCTAGATTtcggacagccctgcccacctactGTCCGTTCACTGCTCAGTCTGCAGTGACTGTTCGATAGCAccccatggctccccagtgctcttggggaaaaggccaagccacagcctgaggccccaggccctgcttagctctccagaagagcttctcaccatccagcacccaacccacccgctcccaactctgcacctccctgcataagccctgctcactcacccccgctcacaccccactcatccccgctcacactcccactcactcacccccactcacaccccactcatccccgctcacattcccactcactcaccccactcactcatccccgctcacaccccactcatcacCGCTCACACTCCTGTTCACTCACACCCcattcactcacccccactcacaccccactcacaccccactcatccccgctcacactctcATTCACTCACCCCATGAAACCTCCGCTCACCagcactcacaccccactcatcctcgctcactcacccccactccctCAACCCTGGGCCTTCACACAGGCTACATCACCagcccctcctccaccaccagcCCCTCATCCACCACCTATTAGTTGACTAAATCCTCTCAACCCTCTGGTTCTAGACTAAAGAGACTTCCCTAACCCGGGGCCAAGTGCTGCCCCACCATCACGCCACTCACCCTTTTGTGGCTTCTGTGGCCTGAAGCTCACATTCCTACGCTCAGTCTCTGCCACCCCAGGACCCTACAAGCCCcatttgtgggtggggcctggcacactctgcacacagcccctcccagccactaCCCTGGCCTCCGGGGCAGCTGGAGAGCCACGTGCCTTTGCTCCAGAGACTTTGGCAGAGGGTGGAACCACCCCCTCCCTGAGGCAAACCTACAACaaccttcccttccccactggcTTCCCAGGCCTCCTCTGGAACCTTGTGCCTGCATCCCAAATGTACTGGGATGGATCCCATTCCCCGGGAAATTCCAAGAGCCCTTGGTGCGTCCATATCACCAGGCTGTCCACATGTGGACCCTGAGGGGAAGAGACAGAGCTGCAGAGGGGAGACGGGAGGGCCTCCCTGAATCAGCCCCTCAGGAAGGAGCAGACCTTTCAGGGACATCAGTTGAGGCCCCTGCAACCTAAGGCTCTGAATTCTGCTACCCGCTGAGGGCAGTGTGACCTCCCATCtctgaggcagagcacagggtGAACTGCAGCTTCTCCAGGTCATGAAGAAGGAACCCACAACTATATGTGGGCCCCAGCACTCGAAAGGATGCCCCACCTCATTCGGGGACCAGGCAGGGGTCAGCATGTTCATTGGAAGAAGTGTGGGACCCCACGGCCTCCAGTGCCAGAGTAGACGGGAGGTTCAGGCCCACCTCAGGCGACATCCTCCAAGCCCCCAGCCCACACCACAGAGGGGTGACTGTCGCATCCAATGCCCACCGTACTCAGCTCTGTCACCACCCCCCGCGTTACCCCAAGGCCCAGCTCATAACCAGAGGAAGCCTGAGCCACGCGCAAAACCCACCTTGTTCCTGCGGCTGCTCGGTCTCAGCTTCCTCTACTGAGTCtggcaagggagaaaagagaagcaatgaacacccccagccagcacctcTGGTTCCATGTCAGGTTCAGCTGGGTGTCGGTGTTGCAGGGTGAGAGCATTGCAGGGTGCAGGggttgaaagtaatatcatccgagggccgggcgcggtggctcaagcctgtaatcccagcactttgggaggctgagacgggtggatcacgacgtcaggagatcgagaccatcctggctaacacggtgaaatcccgtctctactaaaacatacaaaaaactagccgggcgaggtggcgggcgcctgtagtcccagctacttgggaggctgaggcaggagaatggcgtaaacccgggaggcagagcttgcagtgagctgagatccagccactgcactccagcttgggcgacagagcgagactccatctcaaaaaaaaaaaaaaaaaaagtaatatcatcctcttccctcctggatcatgggaacaacatcactggggggtgTATACTTTCtgtgatatggggagtaatatcgtcttctgtgccttggaatattaagaacaatatcatgGGGGGgcgtgtacatcttctgcaatattgggaataatattatcctctctccccctgcataCTAGGAAAGATAgcagagtgggtgttcacctcccgtgatatggggattaataccatcttctccccttctggatagcaggaagagtatcacacggGGGTCTACagtgtctgcgatactgggagtaatatcaacctctcagccttggaatattaagaagaatatcacaggatGGATGTACACCCAcggccatattgggagtaatatcagcctctcctctccatggatattaggaataatatcccaggatgtacgcctcctgctctatggggagtcatatcatcctctcccttccaggatattaataacaatatcacagggcgggtGAACACTGCCTAcgatactggaattattatcatcctctccccctccagatactaggaaccatataacagaagagctgtaccctccctgcgatattgggagtaatatcatacgcTTCTTCCATGagtattaggagcaatatcaccgggtgactgtccattcattgctatgttgggaatCATGTCATACTTtactccctggatattaggatcagtgtcacagtgtgagtgtacacctactgcgatattaaaactaagatcatgctctctgtccctggatattaggaacaacatcacaggtaggtgtacactccctcgatattaggagcaataatatgattaattagtaaacatcaatgatcaattttaataattatcaggctggtctcgaactcttgacctcaggtgatctgcccgcctcagcctcccaaaatgctggaattacaggggtgagccatcgcGTCCAGCCAACACTTCTTTACATCTCTTTTTGGACCTCAAATTTAGCATGCCCAAAATGCACTTTTGATTCCTCCTGCTATAACCCACTCCTCCCATAGTCTTCCCGATCCCAATAACAGCATCTCTAGccttccagttactcaggccaaaatccttgacatcatccttaaaacttctttttctctctcttgtcatgCAAGAGAGAGACTCTCCTTTCAAAATAAATGCCAGACCTAACCCCTTCTCACTTTCCTCATCATTTCCAACCACGTCCAGCCCTCATCATAGCGCTCTGGGTTACTGTAAAAGCCTCCCAAtcgccaggcagagtggctcacacctgtaatcccaagcactttggtaggccaaggcaggtggatcatcagaggtcaggagttcaagaccagcctggccaacatggtgaaacccctctactaaaaatacaaaaaattagccgagcatggtggtgggtgcctgtaatcccagctattcggaaggctgaagcaggagaatcacttgaactcagaaggcagaggttagagtgagccgagatcgtgccattgcactgcagcctggatgacaagagcgaaactccatctcagaaggttaaaaaaaaaacagcctccCAACCCAACTCTCTCCTTCCGCCTTTCACCCTGCCCTGCATTCTACCTTCcactctcaaacatttcagaaaaaaaaaaaattatatccacagaaagagaaaaagaaagtgcaaatggggtgaaatgtttggggaatctgagggaagaCCATAcgggaattctctgtactatttttgcaactgttCAATAAGTCTGGATTATTTCGAATtcaagagttaaagaaagaggccgggcgcggtggctcaagcctgtaatcccagcactttgggaggccgagacgggcggatcacgaggtcaggagatcgagaccatcctggctaacacggtgaaaccccatctctactaaaaaatacaaaaaaactagccgggtgaagtggcgggcgcctgtggtcccagctactcgggaggctgaggcaggagaatggcgtaaacccgggaggtggagcttgcagtgagctgagatccggccactgcactccagcctgggcaacagagccagactcagtctcaaaaaaaaaaaaaaaaaaaaaaaaaaaaagagttaaagaaagaaagaaaaaaaatctccctttgtgaatccatcctgTATTTCCCCTGGCAACTTAAGGATGCTCTTAACTAAgcacatctattttttcatgaacacttAAAGAACCCTTGCCTAGTTTTGATTTTCTGTGcttggcagaagtgtgtgtgtgtgtgtgtgtatttcatatatatgtgtgtgtgtatatatgtgtgtgtgtgtgttttgtgtatatatagagagggagaaatatatacgtgtgtgtatatataaatctatattgtatatttactatggtaatatatatatctgtgtgtgtgtgtgtacatatattacgtaccccatagcctgtccttaaccagttctaaacttagtgggaaaaatacatacctaagcagagaatttcaaaataatatgatgCATGTTTTGATAGAGGGATGGGTTGCTATGGAACACGctgctaagacacaaaacctccaagatgggacaatgaatgaatgaaatattgcACCTATAGGCACCCCCTCTGATATCCCcacaaatgtttatagttatatgcatttgcttcccccaggACCCCCGTTTCATAAGGGTTAGTCCTAGAGCCTAGAAGTTCCTACTATGGTTGGCATacatatgccattcaagaaaGAATGACTGAGTGAATGACGAGTGaagaaccatttgtcagccaGTAACACAACATgcactggtatgcaaattatatttttgttgaaagcaagggcaggatcacaaattatccttccagagaaagcaaacctcaaaagcttctttaccctactaaagcacattataagaagctccccttatataaaagaaaacctcctcGTTCATTATCAATGGCATGTAAACCAATAAGCCTTCACCTCTAATGACATCTCTTCCGTCACCAGGGCTAGATAAAGGAGGTTCCGGAAACCCTGGTAGTTGTGAAGGcggctcccagctctgacactcttggatccctgcgggggcggaggtcacacagcagaacaaCCGAGGGAAGCATCATCAGGTTTCGAATATGTTTGAACCAGAGACGGCAAATAGGCTTCAACCAGctgaaaacaccagagattcatggtggccacctgaggggttgtgctcttaaaaaacaaaaattaaaaataaaattaaaaaattaagaaaggaaggggtcaagaatccatcaggtctgactgagatgtgtatcagtgactaacaccccGTAAGGCAAAAGTGCTCCAGTGCGCTTTGGGTTCTCTTCAGCAGTATTTAAAGGCGTGTGCTTCCCTAAGACTAAGCCACGGGAATACCCCTAGCAACACTGCCAGGAGAAATGTCTACCATGGATTTGGCtagaaatacagttgtctttaacaaattaacactgaataaatcctgCCTTATTAGAGCCTGAGAGGatgacattctcaatgataac
This genomic window from Macaca nemestrina isolate mMacNem1 chromosome 4 unlocalized genomic scaffold, mMacNem.hap1 SUPER_4_unloc_6, whole genome shotgun sequence contains:
- the LOC139361067 gene encoding SH3 domain and tetratricopeptide repeat-containing protein 1-like produces the protein MSEWGQLRAVQWLCYFYSVIMPRKAQCVIYHKLQLSLTHKVADKVLEGQILKTISQLYLSLGTEWAYKSALDYTKRSLEISIDLQRKEEAAHAWLQAGKIYYILRQSELVDLYIQVAQNVDLYTGDPNLGLELFEAAGDIFFNGAWEREEGMSFYRDQALPLE